In one window of Falco cherrug isolate bFalChe1 chromosome 10, bFalChe1.pri, whole genome shotgun sequence DNA:
- the LOC102055939 gene encoding neuritin-like: MGQRRGTAVLLLALGHLAGLLASGTTCANVYQGFSDCILKLGENMATYEEADGIELQGLHQVCGYWDEFHTCALTALWECQKEAATIWEMLRRESQKIKFQGSLFDLCSPSTTQSFTWTHVPNVSILSIPLIVTWLNL; the protein is encoded by the exons atggggcagcggcggggcacGGCCGTGCTGCTCCTCGCCCTGG GGCacctggctgggctgctggcatcGGGCACCACCTGTGCCAACGTTTACCAAGGCTTCTCAGACTGCATCCTCAAGCTGGGGGAAAACATGGCCACATACGAGGAGGCGGATGGCATCGAGCTGCAGGGCCTGCACCAAGTCTGTGG GTACTGGGATGAATTTCACACGTGTGCCCTGACAGCGCTCTGGGAGTGCCAGAAGGAAGCAGCAACCATCTGGGAGATGCTGAGAAGGGAGTCTCAGAAAATCAAATTTCAAGGCAGCTTGTTTgacctctgcagccccagcacgACCCAGAGCTTTACCTGGACCCATGTTCCCAACGTTTCCATCCTCAGCATCCCCCTCATTGTCACTTGGCTGAACTTGTAA